The following proteins are co-located in the Candidatus Hydrogenedentota bacterium genome:
- a CDS encoding sugar phosphate isomerase/epimerase family protein codes for MKPTHYTRRDMLRTGAALAISPAIVSVAQAAETEAPAKGPVVGISTLGFGSYSNRQLAQELAAEGFHTIQLFLNQSDSQYWMYNGRTDVSALTPERCKEIANEYRSAGIAIHSIGVYTNLIHPDPAERAANLDYFEAMMRIGENMDVRVFITEAGHYDVEGSVPYHFQTDAWNQMVETAKELARRAEAHNATVLLEPYFMSFFASAKRLRVFIEEVASSRVRALLDPANLLELNDLDEMFTQLGPYIDCVHAKDRKLHVDRGVPAGQGDIDYPKFVALAAKHAPKAPLVLEYVGPNDYRQARDILQKAISSPAV; via the coding sequence ATGAAACCGACTCATTACACCCGACGCGACATGTTGCGTACAGGCGCGGCCCTGGCCATCTCGCCCGCGATTGTGTCCGTCGCACAGGCAGCTGAGACCGAAGCCCCCGCCAAGGGTCCCGTCGTCGGCATTTCCACCCTGGGATTCGGCAGTTACTCAAACCGTCAGCTTGCGCAGGAACTCGCAGCGGAAGGCTTTCACACTATCCAGCTGTTTCTCAATCAGTCCGATAGCCAGTATTGGATGTACAACGGGCGGACCGATGTTTCGGCTCTGACTCCGGAGCGCTGCAAGGAGATCGCGAACGAATACCGCTCCGCGGGCATTGCCATCCATAGTATCGGCGTGTACACCAACCTCATACATCCGGACCCGGCCGAGCGCGCGGCGAATCTCGACTATTTCGAGGCGATGATGCGCATCGGCGAGAATATGGACGTGCGCGTGTTCATTACCGAGGCCGGCCATTACGATGTGGAGGGCAGCGTTCCCTACCATTTTCAGACCGATGCATGGAATCAGATGGTCGAAACCGCGAAAGAACTCGCAAGACGCGCCGAGGCTCACAACGCAACCGTTTTGCTCGAGCCCTACTTCATGAGCTTTTTCGCCAGCGCAAAACGCTTGCGCGTCTTCATCGAGGAAGTTGCATCCTCGCGGGTCCGTGCGTTGCTCGACCCCGCCAATCTCCTGGAGTTGAACGACCTCGATGAGATGTTCACGCAGTTGGGACCGTACATAGATTGCGTGCACGCAAAAGATCGGAAACTTCACGTCGACCGCGGCGTCCCCGCCGGACAGGGCGATATCGATTATCCGAAGTTTGTGGCCCTCGCCGCCAAACACGCACCTAAAGCACCCCTTGTCCTTGAATACGTGGGACCGAACGACTACAGACAGGCCCGTGACATCCTGCAAAAGGCGATAAGCTCTCCGGCAGT